The Choloepus didactylus isolate mChoDid1 chromosome 13, mChoDid1.pri, whole genome shotgun sequence genome contains a region encoding:
- the LOC119508506 gene encoding protocadherin gamma-C3 isoform X7 — protein sequence MVPEAWRSGLVSTGRVVGVLLLLGALHKASAVIRYEILEEREKGFAVGNVVADLGLDLRSLSARRLRVTYRGSRRFFEVNRETGEMFVNDRLDREELCGTLPACTVTLELLVESPLEVFSAEVVIQDINDNNPSFPTREMKLEISEAVVPGTRFPLESAHDPDVGSNSLQTYELSRNEYFALRVQTREDSTKYAELVLERALDREREPSLQLVLTALDGGTPARSSSLPIRITVLDANDNAPAFNQSLYRARVLEDAPPGTRVVQVRATDLDEGPNGEIIYSFGSHNRAGVRELFALDLVTGVLTIKGRLDFEDTKLHEIYIQAKDKGANPEGAHCKVLVEVVDVNDNAPEITVTSVYSPVPEDAPLETVIALLSVTDLDAGENGLVTCEIPPGLPFSLTSSLKNYFTLKTSAALDRETVPEYNLSITARDAGAPSLSALTTLRVQVSDINDNPPQSSQSSYDVYVEENNLPGVPILNLSIWDPDAPQNARLSFFLLEQGAETGLVGRYFTINRDSGFVSPLVPLDYEDRREFELTVRISDGGTPILATNISVNIFVTDRNDNAPQVLYPRPGRSSVERLPRGTAAGHLITRVVGWDADAGHNAWLSYSLLGAPNQSLFAVGLHTGQVSTARQVQDTDLSRQTLTVLIKDNGEPSLSTTATLTVSVSEESPEARAEFPSGSDPREQKKNLTFYLLLSLILVSVGFAVTVLGVIIFKVYKWKQSRDLYRGPVSSLYRTPGPSFHADAVRGGLMPPHLYHQMYLTTDSRRSDPLLKKPSAASPLASRQNTLRSCDPVFYRQVLGAESAPPGQQAPPNTDWRFSQAQRPGTSGSQNGDETGTWPNNQFDTEMLQAMILASASEAADGTSTLGGGAGTMGLSARYGPQFTLQHVPDYRQNVYIPGSNATLTNAAGKRDGKAPAGGNGNKKKSGKKEKK from the exons ATGGTCCCAGAGGCCTGGAGGAGCGGACTGGTAAGCACCGGGAGAGTGGTGGGAGTTTTGCTTCTGCTTGGTGCCTTACACAAGGCTTCCGCTGTCATTCGCTATGAGATcctggaggaaagagagaaaggtttCGCAGTGGGCAACGTGGTCGCGGACCTTGGCTTGGATCTCCGCAGCCTGTCAGCCCGCAGACTCCGGGTAACATACAGAGGTAGCCGAAGATTCTTTGAGGTGAACCGGGAGACCGGAGAGATGTTCGTGAACGACCGCCTGGATCGAGAGGAGCTGTGTGGGACACTGCCCGCCTGCACTGTAACTCTGGAGTTGCTAGTGGAGAGCCCGCTGGAGGTGTTCAGCGCGGAAGTGGTGATCCAAGATATCAACGACAACAATCCCTCTTTCCCTACCCGGGAAATGAAATTGGAGATTAGCGAGGCCGTGGTCCCGGGGACGCGCTTTCCGCTCGAGAGCGCGCACGATCCGGATGTGGGAAGCAACTCTTTACAGACCTACGAGCTGAGCCGAAACGAATACTTTGCGCTTCGCGTGCAGACGCGGGAAGACAGCACCAAGTACGCTGAGCTGGTGCTGGAGCGCGCTCTGGACCGGGAGCGGGAGCCAAGTCTGCAGTTGGTGCTAACGGCTTTGGACGGAGGCACCCCGGCTCGCTCCTCCAGCCTTCCTATTCGTATCACTGTGCTGGACGCGAATGACAATGCGCCTGCCTTCAACCAGTCCCTGTACCGGGCTCGCGTCCTGGAGGATGCGCCCCCCGGCACTCGCGTGGTGCAAGTCCGTGCAACTGATCTGGATGAAGGCCCCAATGGGGAAATTATTTACTCCTTCGGCAGTCACAACCGCGCCGGCGTGCGGGAACTATTCGCCTTAGACCTTGTAACTGGGGTACTGACAATCAAGGGCCGCCTGGACTTCGAAGACACGAAACTCCACGAGATTTACATTCAGGCCAAAGACAAGGGCGCCAATCCTGAAGGAGCACATTGCAAAGTTTTGGTAGAGGTTGTGGACGTGAATGACAATGCCCCGGAGATCACAGTCACCTCAGTGTACAGCCCAGTCCCCGAGGATGCCCCCTTAGAGACTGTCATCGCTTTGCTCAGTGTGACCGATCTGGATGCTGGCGAGAACGGGCTGGTGACTTGTGAGATTCCACCAGGTCTTCCCTTCAGCCTGACTTCTTCCCTCAAGAATTACTTCACTTTGAAAACCAGCGCAGCCCTGGATCGGGAGACGGTGCCAGAATACAACCTCAGCATCACGGCTCGGGACGCGGGAGCCCCTTCGCTCTCCGCCCTCACGACACTGCGGGTCCAAGTGTCTGACATCAACGACAACCCTCCACAATCTTCTCAATCTTCCTACGACGTTTATGTTGAGGAAAATAACCTCCCCGGGGTTCCAATACTAAATCTAAGTATCTGGGATCCCGACGCCCCACAGAATGCTcgcctttccttctttctcctggaGCAAGGAGCTGAAACCGGGCTAGTGGGTCGCTATTTCACTATTAATCGTGACAGTGGCTTTGTATCACCCTTAGTGCCCCTGGACTACGAGGATAGGCGGGAGTTCGAATTAACAGTGCGTATCAGTGATGGAGGAACCCCGATCCTGGCCACCAACATCAGCGTGAACATATTTGTCACTGACCGCAATGACAACGCCCCCCAGGTCCTATACCCCCGGCCGGGCAGGAGCTCAGTGGAGAGGCTGCCTCGAGGCACCGCTGCCGGCCATTTGATCACTCGGGTGGTAGGCTGGGATGCAGATGCAGGGCACAACGCCTGGCTTTCCTACAGCCTTTTGGGGGCCCCCAACCAGAGTCTCTTTGCTGTGGGGCTTCACACGGGGCAAGTCAGCACTGCCCGCCAAGTCCAGGACACAGATCTGTCCAGGCAGACTCTCACAGTCTTGATCAAAGACAATGGGGAGCCATCGCTGTCTACCACCGCGACCTTGACTGTGTCAGTATCGGAGGAATCTCCCGAAGCCCGGGCTGAGTTCCCCTCCGGCTCTGACCCCCGGgagcagaaaaaaaatctcaCCTTTTATCTACTTCTCTCCCTAATCCTGGTGTCCGTGGGGTTTGCAGTTACGGTGCTGGGAGTGATCATATTCAAAGTTTACAAGTGGAAGCAGTCCAGGGACCTATACAGAGGCCCTGTGAGCTCCCTGTACCGAACACCAGGGCCCTCCTTTCACGCGGACGCCGTGCGGGGAGGCCTGATGCCACCACACCTTTACCATCAGATGTACCTCACCACAGACTCGCGCCGCAGCGACCCGCTGCTGAAGAAACCCAGTGCCGCCAGCCCGCTGGCCAGCCGCCAGAACACGCTACGGAGCTGCGATCCGGTGTTCTATAGGCAGGTGTTGGGCGCAGAGAGCGCCCCTCCTGGACAG CAAGCCCCACCCAACACGGACTGGCGTTTCTCTCAGGCCCAGAGACCTGGCACCAGCGG GTCACAAAATGGCGATGAAACTGGCACCTGGCCCAACAACCAGTTTGACACAGAGATGCTGCAAGCCATGATCTTGGCTTCTGCCAGTG
- the LOC119508506 gene encoding protocadherin gamma-C4 isoform X26 — MYRAEVEIVDVNDHAPRFPRQQLDLEIGEAAPPGQRFPLEKAQDADVGSNSINSYRLSSNEHFALDVKKRSDGSLVPELLLEKPLDREKQSDYRLVLTAVDGGNPPRSGTAELRVSVLDVNDNAPAFQQSSYRISVLESAPAGMVLIQLNASDPDLGPSGNVTFSFSGHTPDRVRNLFSLHPTTGKLTLQGPLDFESENYYEFDVRARDGGSPAMEQHCSLRVDLLDVNDNAPHITVTSELGTLPESAEPGTVVALISVQDPDSGSNGDVSLRIPDHLPFALKSAFRNQFSLVTAGPLDREAKSSYDIMVTASDAGNPPLSTHRTIFLNISDVNDNPPSFFQRSHEVFVPENNRPGDLLCSLAASDPDSGLNALISYSLLEPRNRDVSASSFISLNPQTGAVHATRSFDYEQTQTLQFEVQARDRGNPPLSSTVTVRLFVLDLNDNAPAVLRPRARPGSLCPQALPPSVGAGHLVTKVTAVDLDSGYNAWVSYQLLEAPDPSLFAVSRYAGEVRTAVPIPADLPPQKLVIVVKDSGSPPLSTSVTLLVSLEEDAHPVVPDLRESSAPREGESRLTLYLAVSLVAICFVSFGSFVALLSKCLRGAACGVTCFPAGTCACLTRSRRREGLPPSNGILRIQLGSDDPIKFVDVGGHSHGCTPLASAPTRSDSFMMVKSPSAPMAGEPVRPSCPPSDLLYGLEQAPPNTDWRFSQAQRPGTSGSQNGDETGTWPNNQFDTEMLQAMILASASEAADGTSTLGGGAGTMGLSARYGPQFTLQHVPDYRQNVYIPGSNATLTNAAGKRDGKAPAGGNGNKKKSGKKEKK, encoded by the exons ATGTACCGAGCGGAGGTAGAAATCGTAGATGTGAATGATCACGCCCCCCGATTTCCTCGGCAGCAGCTGGACTTGGAAATTGGGGAGGCAGCTCCTCCAGGACAGCGTTTCCCCTTGGAAAAGGCTCAGGATGCAGATGTGGGGAGCAACTCCATCAACAGCTATAGGCTGAGCTCCAATGAGCACTTTGCACTGGATGTCAAGAAGCGCAGCGACGGCAGCCTCGTCCCAGAGCTGCTCCTGGAGAAGCCTTTGGATCGAGAGAAGCAATCCGACTATCGCCTGGTGCTGACTGCTGTGGATGGAGGGAACCCCCCGAGATCTGGCACAGCGGAACTCCGGGTATCCGTGCTGGATGTGAACGACAACGCCCCAGCCTTCCAGCAATCCAGCTACCGGATCAGCGTGTTGGAGAGCGCGCCAGCCGGCATGGTTCTCATCCAGCTCAATGCCTCTGACCCGGACCTGGGTCCCAGTGGTAACGTCACCTTTTCTTTCAGTGGTCACACCCCTGATCGTGTGAGAAACCTCTTTAGCCTGCACCCCACTACTGGAAAGCTTACCCTGCAAGGACCCCTAGACTTTGAGAGTGAGAATTACTATGAATTTGATGTGCGGGCTCGTGATGGGGGTTCTCCAGCGATGGAGCAACATTGCAGCCTTCGGGTGGATCTTCTGGATGTAAATGACAACGCCCCCCACATCACAGTGACCTCAGAGCTTGGAACTCTCCCAGAGAGTGCAGAACCTGGCACCGTGGTGGCGCTCATCAGCGTGCAGGACCCCGACTCTGGGTCAAATGGAGATGTGAGCCTCCGTATTCCTGACCACTTGCCATTTGCCCTCAAGTCTGCCTTCAGGAACCAGTTCTCCCTGGTGACTGCTGGGCCCTTGGACCGAGAGGCCAAATCTAGCTATGACATCATGGTCACTGCTTCTGATGCTGGGAACCCTCCCCTGAGCACCCACAGGACTATTTTCCTCAATATTTCAGATGTGAATGATAACCCACCATCTTTCTTCCAGAGGTCACATGAGGTGTTTGTTCCTGAAAACAATCGCCCAGGGGACCTGCTTTGCTCCCTTGCAGCCTCTGACCCAGACTCTGGTTTGAATGCGCTTATCTCCTACTCTCTCCTAGAGCCCAGGAACCGAGATGTGTCAGCTTCTTCCTTCATCTCTCTGAACCCCCAGACAGGAGCTGTTCATGCTACTCGATCCTTTGACTATGAGCAAACGCAGACACTGCAGTTTGAGGTGCAGGCGCGAGACCGGGGCAACCCACCCCTTAGCAGTACTGTGACAGTTCGCCTATTCGTGCTGGACCTCAATGACAATGCCCCAGCCGTGCTCCGCCCTCGGGCCCGGCCTGGTTCCTTGTGTCCCCAAGCACTGCCTCCATCAGTTGGTGCTGGCCACCTAGTCACAAAGGTGACCGCTGTGGACTTGGATTCGGGTTACAATGCTTGGGTTTCCTATCAGCTCTTGGAAGCCCCAGATCCTAGCCTGTTTGCCGTGTCTCGCTATGCTGGAGAGGTGCGGACCGCTGTTCCCATCCCAGCTGATCTCCCACCGCAGAAGCTGGTCATCGTGGTGAAGGATAGTGGTAGCCCCCCACTGTCTACTTCTGTTACTCTCCTGGTGTCCTTAGAGGAAGATGCTCATCCAGTTGTCCCTGATCTTCGAGAATCTTCAGCTCCACGGGAGGGAGAATCCCGCCTGACCCTCTACTTGGCTGTATCTCTGGTGGCAATCTGCTTTGTCTCCTTTGGCTCCTTCGTGGCACTGCTCTCTAAGTGCCTGCGTGGGGCTGCCTGCGGAGTGACCTGCTTTCCGGCTGGCACCTGTGCCTGTCTCACTCGCTCTCGAAGGAGGGAGGGGCTTCCTCCTTCCAATGGGATCCTCCGAATCCAGCTAGGGTCAGATGATCCTATCAAGTTTGTTGATGTGGGCGGCCACTCTCATGGTTGTACACCCTTGGCTTCTGCACCCACTCGGAGTGATAGCTTCATGATGGTGAAGTCACCCAGTGCACCTATGGCAGGGGAGCCTGTTCGCCCAAGCTGCCCACCCTCTGATCTTCTCTATGGGCTAGAG CAAGCCCCACCCAACACGGACTGGCGTTTCTCTCAGGCCCAGAGACCTGGCACCAGCGG GTCACAAAATGGCGATGAAACTGGCACCTGGCCCAACAACCAGTTTGACACAGAGATGCTGCAAGCCATGATCTTGGCTTCTGCCAGTG
- the LOC119508506 gene encoding protocadherin gamma-C5 isoform X5, with translation MGPKTPPQLAGKWQVLCMLSLCCWGWVSGQLRYSVVEESEPGTLVGNVAQDLGLKVTDLLSRRLRLGSEENGRYFSLSLASGALSVNRKIDRESLCGASTGCLLPVQVVIEHPLELIRVEVEILDLNDNSPSFATPEREMRISESAALGARFPLDSAQDPDVGTNTVSFYTLSPSSHFSLNVKTLKDGKPFPELVLEQQLDREAQARYQLVLTAVDGGTPPRSGTTLISVIVLDINDNAPTFQSSVLRVGLPENAPMGTLLLHLNATDPDEGTNGQLDYSFGDHTSEAVRNLFGLDSSTGAIHVLGPVDFEESSFYEIHARARDQGQPSMEGHCVIQVDVGDANDNAPEVLLASLVNPVPESTPVGTVVGLFNVRDRDSGKNGEVSLDISPDLPFQIKSSENHYSLLTSQPLDREATSHYIVELLASDAGSPPLHTHLTIRLNISDVNDNAPHFTQQLYTAYIPENRPPGSLLCTVVASDPDTGDNARLTYSIVGSQIQGAPASSFVYVNPQDGRVFAQRTFDYELLQMLQIVVEVRDSGSPPLHANTSLHVFVLDQNDNAPAVLHPQPGRERSAPQRLPRSAPPGSFVTKVTAVDADAGHNAWLSYSLLPQSTAPGLFLVSAHTGEVRTARALLEDDSDTQWVMVLVRDNGDPSLSSTATVLLALEDDDLEEMPKSNDFLTHPPERSDLTLYLIVALVAVGLLSLVTFTFLSARCLRGHADGDGGGGQCCRHQDSPSPDFYKQSSPNLQVSSDGTLKYMEVTLRPTDSQSHCYRTCFSPASDGSDFTFLRPLSVQQPSALALEPDAFWSRSSTLRERSQQAPPNTDWRFSQAQRPGTSGSQNGDETGTWPNNQFDTEMLQAMILASASEAADGTSTLGGGAGTMGLSARYGPQFTLQHVPDYRQNVYIPGSNATLTNAAGKRDGKAPAGGNGNKKKSGKKEKK, from the exons ATGGGGCCCAAGACACCCCCACAGCTCGCTGGGAAATGGCAAGTGCTGTGCATGTTGTCCTTGTGCTGCTGGGGCTGGGTGTCCGGGCAGCTTCGCTACTCAGTGGTGGAGGAGTCTGAGCCGGGGACGCTGGTGGGGAATGTTGCTCAGGATCTGGGCTTAAAGGTGACCGATCTGTTGAGCCGCCGACTGCGGTTGGGCTCTGAGGAGAACGGGCGCTATTTTTCCCTGAGCTTGGCGAGTGGTGCTCTGTCAGTGAATCGAAAGATTGACCGTGAAAGCCTGTGTGGAGCCAGCACCGGTTGCCTGCTGCCAGTGCAGGTGGTGATTGAACACCCCCTGGAGCTAATCCGTGTGGAGGTAGAGATCCTGGATCTCAACGACAACTCTCCTAGCTTTGCCACCCCTGAGCGAGAGATGCGCATCTCAGAATCAGCTGCACTTGGGGCACGATTCCCACTGGATAGCGCCCAGGATCCAGATGTGGGTACCAATACTGTGAGCTTCTACACCCTAAGCCCCAGCAGCCACTTCTCTCTGAATGTGAAAACCCTGAAAGATGGGAAGCCATTCCCAGAGCTGGTGTTAGAGCAGCAGCTGGACCGGGAAGCCCAGGCAAGATACCAGCTGGTGCTCACTGCTGTGGATGGGGGCACCCCACCCCGGTCAGGGACCACCCTTATCTCTGTCATCGTGCTGGACATCAATGACAATGCTCCAACCTTCCAGTCCTCAGTTCTGCGTGTGGGACTCCCTGAGAATGCACCCATGGGTACACTGCTGCTCCACCTCAATGCCACTGATCCAGATGAGGGCACCAATGGCCAGTTAGACTATTCTTTTGGGGACCACACATCTGAGGCAGTGCGAAATCTCTTTGGCCTAGACTCTAGTACTGGGGCAATCCATGTGTTGGGTCCTGTAGACTTTGAGGAGTCAAGTTTCTATGAAATTCATGCGAGAGCCCGTGACCAGGGACAGCCTTCCATGGAGGGCCACTGTGTAATTCAAGTGGATGTGGGAGATGCCAATGACAATGCCCCAGAAGTGCTACTGGCCTCTTTGGTCAACCCTGTGCCGGAGAGCACTCCAGTGGGTACAGTAGTAGGGTTGTTTAATGTACGAGACCGAGACTCAGGTAAAAATGGTGAAGTGAGTCTTGATATCTCTCCGGACCTGCCATTTCAGATTAAGTCTTCGGAGAACCACTACTCACTGCTGACCAGTCAGCCATTGGACCGAGAGGCCACTTCACACTATATCGTTGAGCTGCTGGCCAGCGATGCTGGCTCACCGCCCCTGCACACACATCTCACTATCCGGCTCAACATTTCAGACGTTAATGACAATGCACCTCACTTCACCCAGCAGCTCTACACTGCTTACATCCCAGAAAACCGGCCCCCAGGCTCCCTTCTCTGCACTGTGGTTGCCTCGGATCCAGACACTGGGGATAATGCCCGCCTCACCTACTCCATTGTAGGGAGCCAAATTCAGGGAGCCCCAGCCTCCTCCTTTGTGTATGTCAACCCTCAGGATGGGCGAGTCTTTGCCCAGCGTACTTTTGACTATGAACTGCTGCAGATGCTACAGATCGTGGTGGAGGTTCGGGACTCTGGCTCTCCTCCATTGCATGCCAACACATCTCTGCATGTGTTTGTCCTGGACCAGAATGATAATGCCCCAGCAGTGCTGCACCCACAGCCAGGTCGAGAACGCTCAGCCCCCCAGCGTCTCCCTCGCTCGGCTCCCCCTGGCTCCTTTGTCACCAAGGTGACAGCTGTGGATGCTGATGCAGGCCACAATGCATGGCTGTCCTATTCGCTACTGCCACAGTCCACAGCACCAGGACTGTTCCTCGTGTCTGCACACACTGGCGAGGTGCGCACAGCCCGGGCCTTATTGGAGGATGACTCTGACACTCAGTGGGTGATGGTCTTGGTGAGGGACAATGGTGACCCTTCACTCTCCTCTACAGCTACAGTGCTGCTGGCTCTAGAGGATGACGACCTGGAGGAAATGCCCAAATCCAATGACTTCCTCACACACCCTCCTGAGCGCTCAGACCTTACCCTGTACCTCATTGTGGCACTCGTGGCCGTTGGTCTCTTATCCTTAGTCACTTTCACCTTTCTGTCAGCTAGGTGCCTTCGAGGGCATGCAGATGGGGACGGGGGTGGGGGCCAGTGCTGCAGGCACCAGGACTCTCCCTCCCCGGACTTCTACAAGCAGTCCAGCCCCAATCTGCAGGTGAGCTCTGACGGCACGCTCAAGTACATGGAGGTGACCCTGCGGCCTACAGACTCGCAGAGCCATTGCTACAGGACGTGTTTTTCGCCAGCCTCCGAcggcagtgacttcacctttctAAGGCCCCTAAGCGTCCAGCAGCCCTCAGCTCTGGCGCTGGAGCCTGACGCCTTCTGGTCCCGCTCCAGTACGCTGCGGGAGCGGAGCCAG CAAGCCCCACCCAACACGGACTGGCGTTTCTCTCAGGCCCAGAGACCTGGCACCAGCGG GTCACAAAATGGCGATGAAACTGGCACCTGGCCCAACAACCAGTTTGACACAGAGATGCTGCAAGCCATGATCTTGGCTTCTGCCAGTG
- the LOC119508506 gene encoding protocadherin gamma-C5 isoform X4 produces the protein MLSLCCWGWVSGQLRYSVVEESEPGTLVGNVAQDLGLKVTDLLSRRLRLGSEENGRYFSLSLASGALSVNRKIDRESLCGASTGCLLPVQVVIEHPLELIRVEVEILDLNDNSPSFATPEREMRISESAALGARFPLDSAQDPDVGTNTVSFYTLSPSSHFSLNVKTLKDGKPFPELVLEQQLDREAQARYQLVLTAVDGGTPPRSGTTLISVIVLDINDNAPTFQSSVLRVGLPENAPMGTLLLHLNATDPDEGTNGQLDYSFGDHTSEAVRNLFGLDSSTGAIHVLGPVDFEESSFYEIHARARDQGQPSMEGHCVIQVDVGDANDNAPEVLLASLVNPVPESTPVGTVVGLFNVRDRDSGKNGEVSLDISPDLPFQIKSSENHYSLLTSQPLDREATSHYIVELLASDAGSPPLHTHLTIRLNISDVNDNAPHFTQQLYTAYIPENRPPGSLLCTVVASDPDTGDNARLTYSIVGSQIQGAPASSFVYVNPQDGRVFAQRTFDYELLQMLQIVVEVRDSGSPPLHANTSLHVFVLDQNDNAPAVLHPQPGRERSAPQRLPRSAPPGSFVTKVTAVDADAGHNAWLSYSLLPQSTAPGLFLVSAHTGEVRTARALLEDDSDTQWVMVLVRDNGDPSLSSTATVLLALEDDDLEEMPKSNDFLTHPPERSDLTLYLIVALVAVGLLSLVTFTFLSARCLRGHADGDGGGGQCCRHQDSPSPDFYKQSSPNLQVSSDGTLKYMEVTLRPTDSQSHCYRTCFSPASDGSDFTFLRPLSVQQPSALALEPDAFWSRSSTLRERSQVRGSAQPGSAVGTTLEKPPVHQAPPNTDWRFSQAQRPGTSGSQNGDETGTWPNNQFDTEMLQAMILASASEAADGTSTLGGGAGTMGLSARYGPQFTLQHVPDYRQNVYIPGSNATLTNAAGKRDGKAPAGGNGNKKKSGKKEKK, from the exons ATGTTGTCCTTGTGCTGCTGGGGCTGGGTGTCCGGGCAGCTTCGCTACTCAGTGGTGGAGGAGTCTGAGCCGGGGACGCTGGTGGGGAATGTTGCTCAGGATCTGGGCTTAAAGGTGACCGATCTGTTGAGCCGCCGACTGCGGTTGGGCTCTGAGGAGAACGGGCGCTATTTTTCCCTGAGCTTGGCGAGTGGTGCTCTGTCAGTGAATCGAAAGATTGACCGTGAAAGCCTGTGTGGAGCCAGCACCGGTTGCCTGCTGCCAGTGCAGGTGGTGATTGAACACCCCCTGGAGCTAATCCGTGTGGAGGTAGAGATCCTGGATCTCAACGACAACTCTCCTAGCTTTGCCACCCCTGAGCGAGAGATGCGCATCTCAGAATCAGCTGCACTTGGGGCACGATTCCCACTGGATAGCGCCCAGGATCCAGATGTGGGTACCAATACTGTGAGCTTCTACACCCTAAGCCCCAGCAGCCACTTCTCTCTGAATGTGAAAACCCTGAAAGATGGGAAGCCATTCCCAGAGCTGGTGTTAGAGCAGCAGCTGGACCGGGAAGCCCAGGCAAGATACCAGCTGGTGCTCACTGCTGTGGATGGGGGCACCCCACCCCGGTCAGGGACCACCCTTATCTCTGTCATCGTGCTGGACATCAATGACAATGCTCCAACCTTCCAGTCCTCAGTTCTGCGTGTGGGACTCCCTGAGAATGCACCCATGGGTACACTGCTGCTCCACCTCAATGCCACTGATCCAGATGAGGGCACCAATGGCCAGTTAGACTATTCTTTTGGGGACCACACATCTGAGGCAGTGCGAAATCTCTTTGGCCTAGACTCTAGTACTGGGGCAATCCATGTGTTGGGTCCTGTAGACTTTGAGGAGTCAAGTTTCTATGAAATTCATGCGAGAGCCCGTGACCAGGGACAGCCTTCCATGGAGGGCCACTGTGTAATTCAAGTGGATGTGGGAGATGCCAATGACAATGCCCCAGAAGTGCTACTGGCCTCTTTGGTCAACCCTGTGCCGGAGAGCACTCCAGTGGGTACAGTAGTAGGGTTGTTTAATGTACGAGACCGAGACTCAGGTAAAAATGGTGAAGTGAGTCTTGATATCTCTCCGGACCTGCCATTTCAGATTAAGTCTTCGGAGAACCACTACTCACTGCTGACCAGTCAGCCATTGGACCGAGAGGCCACTTCACACTATATCGTTGAGCTGCTGGCCAGCGATGCTGGCTCACCGCCCCTGCACACACATCTCACTATCCGGCTCAACATTTCAGACGTTAATGACAATGCACCTCACTTCACCCAGCAGCTCTACACTGCTTACATCCCAGAAAACCGGCCCCCAGGCTCCCTTCTCTGCACTGTGGTTGCCTCGGATCCAGACACTGGGGATAATGCCCGCCTCACCTACTCCATTGTAGGGAGCCAAATTCAGGGAGCCCCAGCCTCCTCCTTTGTGTATGTCAACCCTCAGGATGGGCGAGTCTTTGCCCAGCGTACTTTTGACTATGAACTGCTGCAGATGCTACAGATCGTGGTGGAGGTTCGGGACTCTGGCTCTCCTCCATTGCATGCCAACACATCTCTGCATGTGTTTGTCCTGGACCAGAATGATAATGCCCCAGCAGTGCTGCACCCACAGCCAGGTCGAGAACGCTCAGCCCCCCAGCGTCTCCCTCGCTCGGCTCCCCCTGGCTCCTTTGTCACCAAGGTGACAGCTGTGGATGCTGATGCAGGCCACAATGCATGGCTGTCCTATTCGCTACTGCCACAGTCCACAGCACCAGGACTGTTCCTCGTGTCTGCACACACTGGCGAGGTGCGCACAGCCCGGGCCTTATTGGAGGATGACTCTGACACTCAGTGGGTGATGGTCTTGGTGAGGGACAATGGTGACCCTTCACTCTCCTCTACAGCTACAGTGCTGCTGGCTCTAGAGGATGACGACCTGGAGGAAATGCCCAAATCCAATGACTTCCTCACACACCCTCCTGAGCGCTCAGACCTTACCCTGTACCTCATTGTGGCACTCGTGGCCGTTGGTCTCTTATCCTTAGTCACTTTCACCTTTCTGTCAGCTAGGTGCCTTCGAGGGCATGCAGATGGGGACGGGGGTGGGGGCCAGTGCTGCAGGCACCAGGACTCTCCCTCCCCGGACTTCTACAAGCAGTCCAGCCCCAATCTGCAGGTGAGCTCTGACGGCACGCTCAAGTACATGGAGGTGACCCTGCGGCCTACAGACTCGCAGAGCCATTGCTACAGGACGTGTTTTTCGCCAGCCTCCGAcggcagtgacttcacctttctAAGGCCCCTAAGCGTCCAGCAGCCCTCAGCTCTGGCGCTGGAGCCTGACGCCTTCTGGTCCCGCTCCAGTACGCTGCGGGAGCGGAGCCAGGTGAGGGGCTCGGCGCAGCCGGGGTCTGCCGTGGGGACGACACTGGAGAAGCCACCCGTCCAC CAAGCCCCACCCAACACGGACTGGCGTTTCTCTCAGGCCCAGAGACCTGGCACCAGCGG GTCACAAAATGGCGATGAAACTGGCACCTGGCCCAACAACCAGTTTGACACAGAGATGCTGCAAGCCATGATCTTGGCTTCTGCCAGTG